A window of Amycolatopsis tolypomycina genomic DNA:
GGTGAGCGCCCTCCGGGGACGCGGACCCCGGGAAAGGAGGGATACGACGGCGGGTCCGCGTGAAGGTGAGGGTGCGGGCATACGGGCGGAAGCCCAGATCGCGATACAGAGGGAGGGCAGCTGCGGATTTCGGATGGTTGATCACCGGGTACACGACGGCTTCGCGAGCGCCGGCGTGGTGGGCCGCGTGCAGCGCGGCGAGGCACACCGCGCGGGCAAGCCCGGTGCGGCGGAACTCCGGCAAGGTTCCGACGGGCTCCAGCTCGCCGACGGCATTGCGTTCGTCGAGCCAGATCAGGCACTGCGCGGCGAACCGGCCGTCGGGCGCCTCGACGACCCAGTCCAGTTCGGCCCGGTACGGCCAGGCGGCCATCACGGCCCGGTAGCTCGGTTCGGTCACCCTCGACGGGTGCCAGACCGTGCGGTGCACGGCCACGCGGCGGTCCAGGTCGTCCGGGCCGACCGGCCGGAGCGTGAAGCCGGCCGGCACGACCGGCTCAGGTAGATCCACGAGGAGGCGAGACATATACGACTGGAAAACAGGGCTTTGCCGAAGCGCATAACCGCCAAGCTCGAGCGCGGCGATGACATGCTCCTCGGCGTCGAGCACGGTGACAGTGAGCTCGGCCGCGGAGGCGGTGTCTTCGAACCAGGCGAGCACCTCGGACGCGAGTTCGGGGTGCGCGGGATCCACGAGCAGCGTCAGTTCACCGGGTAGCGAAGTCCAGCCCCACGCGACGACTTCGCCATCCGCTTCCCACAGCACGGTCGGCCATTCGGCTTCTCGGCCGGCGTGCTGGAACCGCTGCCACGCGAGGTCTCCGACGTGCAGTGAACTCGCCTTCGACCAGATCCGCGCGGCCAGGCTCTGCATGGCCCGCAGGTCGGCCGGACCGGTGTAGCCGCGGCGCGTGACGGAGGGCATGGGCAGAATCGTCCTGTGCCGCGCCGGACTTCGCCAAGCGGTTTTCCCGCGGAGGTGGAGTGGGCGTGGACGTCGGACTGCTCGGACGCGCGGCCGCGATGTTCGCGGTGACGAACGTCGACGACTTGGTGCTGCTCGCGGTGTTCTTCGGCCAGGCCGCCGGCCAGCCCGGACGTCGCGGTGAGCTCAAGGTCGTGACCGGGCAGTTCCTCGGCTTCGCCGCGATCCTGGCGGTTTCGGTCGCGGGTGCGCTCGGAGCCGGCCTGCTGCCGGACGGCGCCGTCCGCTGGCTGGGCCTGCTGCCGGTGCTGCTCGGCCTCCGCGCGGCCTGGCAGGCGTTGCGCCAGGACGACGACGAGCCCCCACCGGCGGCCGGCGTGGCCGGGATCGCAACGGTGTGCTTCGCCAACGGCGGCGACAACGTCGGCGTGTACGTCCCCGCGTTCGCCGCGACCGGACCCGCGGGCCTGGCGGGCTACGTGGCGGTGTTCCTGGCGGGCGTGGCGGCGTGGTGCGTCGCCGGCCGGTTCCTCGCGACCCGGCCGGGCATCGCCCAGGTGCTCGCCCGGTGGGGCCACGTGCTGCTGCCGGTGGTCCTGATCGCGCTCGGCGTGCTGATCCTGATCGGCGCGTTCTAACGGCTGGGAGGGGAGGGGGTGGGCCCCAAGCCGGCGGCGACAGGTCCGGCCTGCCACGAAGGCAGGTGAAGGCCTCCGGTTGCGAGGTGGAGTTGTCCAGAAACCGCTTCACTCGCCCGGAGCCCGGAGCCCGGAGCCCGGAGCCCGGAGCCCGGAGCCCGGAGCCCGGAGCCCGGAGCCCGGAGCCCGGAGCCCGGAGGCCCGGTGGCGCGGGCAATCGCGCGGCGGCGCCATCGGCTCGGCCGGGTCCAGATCGCCAGCCGGCCAGGCCT
This region includes:
- a CDS encoding GNAT family N-acetyltransferase — translated: MPSVTRRGYTGPADLRAMQSLAARIWSKASSLHVGDLAWQRFQHAGREAEWPTVLWEADGEVVAWGWTSLPGELTLLVDPAHPELASEVLAWFEDTASAAELTVTVLDAEEHVIAALELGGYALRQSPVFQSYMSRLLVDLPEPVVPAGFTLRPVGPDDLDRRVAVHRTVWHPSRVTEPSYRAVMAAWPYRAELDWVVEAPDGRFAAQCLIWLDERNAVGELEPVGTLPEFRRTGLARAVCLAALHAAHHAGAREAVVYPVINHPKSAAALPLYRDLGFRPYARTLTFTRTRRRIPPFPGSASPEGAHQRT
- a CDS encoding cadmium resistance transporter, translating into MDVGLLGRAAAMFAVTNVDDLVLLAVFFGQAAGQPGRRGELKVVTGQFLGFAAILAVSVAGALGAGLLPDGAVRWLGLLPVLLGLRAAWQALRQDDDEPPPAAGVAGIATVCFANGGDNVGVYVPAFAATGPAGLAGYVAVFLAGVAAWCVAGRFLATRPGIAQVLARWGHVLLPVVLIALGVLILIGAF